A segment of the Bdellovibrio bacteriovorus genome:
GGATGTCCTGAAGCACGCCCTTGGCATCAGCGAGAATGTAAAAACCCCGGTTTTGAAACTGACGGCCCCGGAAAACCCGGCGCTGCTTTCCAAATACCACCTGACCGCGCAAAACTATGTCGTGGTTCATCCCGGCATGGCAGGCTCCGCCCTGAACTGGCCGATTGGCAATTACATCGAACTGATCAGAACGGTGTCTGAAACCACGCAAGTGGTTCTGACCGGCACCCCGGCCGATGAAAAATGGCTGACCGAGATCAAAGCGACCTTCAAAGACCACAAAAACGTCCTAAGCCTGCAAAGTCTGCTGTCTGCCACCGAACTGTTCACGGTGCTTAAGAACGCCAAAGCGGTGGTGGTGCCAAGCACGGGTGTTGCGCATATGGCGGCTTCTTTAGGCACTCCGGTTCTGGGTATTTACCCGCACGTGCGCGTGCAAAAGCCCCTGCGCTGGGCGGCCCGTGGACCTAAAGTGCATATTTTCGAAGCCCCGACCCAAAATGCCGATGGCAGTGTCTGCGACGGCACCCACTGTGAAGAATTTCACTGTATGGCAAAAATTAAGGTCGAGGATTTGCTTCAGGCCCTGTCCTCCCTTTAGAATACCTTCATGCAAAGAGAATTCACCTGTCCCGCTTCTTTTGAAGAATCCATCAATCGTGCCCTGGCGACTTACAAGTTGTCGTTGACGGATTCCAAGGCCCTGGCCAAATGTGTGCTGGCTTTGTCGGACTTCTTTATCGCCAAACCTGACAGCCCCACCCCTTGGAACGAATCCTGGGCGCAGGTGGCGTATCTTTGTTATTACCTGCCGCTGAATTCCACCCGCCTGACCGGACTGATTGAAGAGGCCGACAAGCGCGGATTCTTTAGTGGCCTTTCCCACGTGATCGATTTCGGTGCAGGCCTGGCGACGGCATCAATGACCTTGAATGAAAAACACAAGTTCAGCTATCAGTTAATCGAGCGCGCGGCCGAGCCCCAAAATCTGATTGAAAAGCACTTTCCGCAGTTCCCGCCTCAGGAATGGCTGCGCACCTTTAGCGGGGCCCGCCTGAAAGACGGGGCAAAAACCCTGGCACTATTTTCTTATTCTTTGACCGAGCTGACAGACCTTCCGGACTGGGCTTATCAGTGCGAAGCACTTATGCTGGTCGAACCATCCACCCAGCAAGATGGCAGAAAGCTTTTACAGTTGCGTCAGAAGCTTTTGGAAAAAGGCTATCACGTATGGGCCCCGTGCACGCATGAACAGGCTTGTCCTCTGCTAAGCCAGTCTAAAACGGACTGGTGCCACGACCGCGTTCACTTCAAAGCGCCGGCGTGGTTCACGGCCCTGGAAGCTGAGCTTCCGATGAAAAATCGCACACTGACCATGAGCTATGTGCTGATGAGAAAAACCAAACCGCAAGCCATCAAAGCGGCCCGTGTGGTGGGCGACCGCCTGAAAGAAAAAGGCAAGGACCGTCAGATGATCTGCCGTGGTTCCGAGCGCGAGTTTTTGGCGTGGCTTCACAAGACCAAGATCGAACAGGACATCCCACGCGGGGTTCTGGTTGATATTCCGGACGACATTCAAAAAGTTTCAAATGAACTGCGGGTCAGCCGCGAGATCACAGTTCTTTAGGGATAGTTCCGCCCGCAAATACTTCTTCCACTCTCCGGATCGCCGCAAGCGCTGGATTTCACCCTCCAGCCATTTGTGCAGATCTTTTTGGGACTGTGGCGAAACCAGAATTTTTCGATCAAAGCGCTCAATGGTTTTATCTGAGATGTAAATCTGATCTTCCAGCCCCAGATCGCGAATCAAATAGACGGCCACAATCCGGCCCATAACCATAAAGTCAATCCGCCCCCGGGCCAGCATGCGCAGACTGTTATTAAAGGACTGTGTGGATTCGGCTTTTACCATTCCGGCTTTTTCCAACTGTTGCACCGGCTCGACAGCATGACCCAGAACAATCGAAGTTCTTTTACCCTGCAGTGAAGCCGGACTTTCGTATTCCAGAGCGCGTTTACGAGGCGAAAGCACCAGATTTTCATCTTCCATCAGAGCCGATGTCCAAAGGTACTTCTTTTCATCGCCATCCCCGAACCACTTCGGCGAAACCAAAGGAACCACATATACACCGCTGCGCTGAAGAATCTTCTGCAAGCGAACCCGGGGGACAACCACCACCTTGAACTGATATTTTCCCTGGGAACGCACCGTTAGAAGTGATGCCAGATCATAGACAAGACCCTGCTCTTTTTTCTGATCAACCACAAATGGTGGAGTGTCGTAAGGCGAAACCATCTCGATCACTTGCGCAGCGGAAGTGATGACGGAATAGCAAAGCAGTGCCGATACGATCCAGAGCGGACGCATAGTATTCCCCTTGGTCTGTACTGTTATTCTACCACAGACCAGTGTTCAACAGAGCTTCTCAATTTAAGACGAGACAATTACTCAACTGTCATTCTGCAAATACCCATTAATCTTGGGAACAAACATTCCGATATGTAGTCCATAAGGAACGCACAAGTGAACATACGGCACGTTACAGAACCATTCATTGTTCTTCTTTTGGTCTCTATTTTGGGACTGACGGGATGTATTCGTGCCAGCGTTCATAATGGAACGCTGACGGCGGATCTGGCCTCCGAAAGTGACTCCTCTTACTTCACCAATAAGAACCCGATCGAAGTCCTGGTTATTTTCAATCGCGCACCCGATCAGTTTTACCCGGAAAACTTCACGCTTGAAAATGCCACAATGGGTTCCATCGTCCAGGTGGACAAAGTCACTTACCGCGTGCAACTGATCCCCACCAACCAGGGCGAAGTGCGCATGAACCTGCCAAAAGGCACAGCCGTCGGCAATCGTGGAGAAACCAACGCTGAATCCGGAATCTTTGAAGTTTACTATGACAGCATTCTGCCAACGATTGGGACCGCCACCATTTTGCCAGCGGCGGTCAGCCCCAATCCCGTTCCGTCCGTCCAGGGAACGACCGAACCCAAAGCCATCGTCACTCTATATAATTCACTTGCCTGCACCGGAGACAAACTGGCGGACTCCACCGCCGATGCGGTGACCGGTAATTTTGAATTCCCGCTGGGCAACGCTCTGACCGCCGAGGGGGCCTATGCCTGGAGCGTTCAGGCCCGCGATGCCGCTGGTAATATTCATTGTTACCCCTTCCCCCTGGCTTACACTCTGGATCAGACCGAGCCCTCGCTGCCTTCGATCTCGGTGGCACATGGCCCGGTTCAGGACAACCCGGCGGCTGTGGATGTCACCTCTTGCGATGACGACAACCAAACGCCGGACTCTTTCCATCAGGTGATTTTCGTGCAAGACAGCTCCGCCCCGCCGGATTTGGACAATCCGAACTGGATTGCTTGTTCAGCGGGCATTAACAATGTCACCCTGACCGGCGCCGACGGCGATCACACACTTGTGATGTGGGCTCGTGATGAAGCCGGAAATATTTCTTCCAGCAACCAGATTACCATCACCCTGGATACCACAACACCAAGCCTGTCTGTGCCGACCACCGCAAGCCTTGATCGTAACAGCGCAAGCACGGTGATTCTGGCTGATGCCGTCGTGGATTCCGACGAAGAGGGTCTTGGCACTTATTCCCTGCTGACAGCGGATGCTCCAGCCTGTGCTGATCATGGCACTGTATCAATCAACGCCAGCAATGGTGCGGTGACATTTGCTCCCGCAGCCCACTATTTCAACCGTTACAGCGGAGCCGATCATCACGGAGGCCCCTGCAATATCAAAGTGCAATTCGCCGACCGGGTTTCCCCAACCGCTCACACCGTGACTGCTGACACCGCAGTGACCGTAAACTTTGTGAATGAGCCCGTGCAGATCACGGCTTGGCCGGGAACCAATGGCACGGCTTTGGAAAAGTGCGGCAACAAATGTTTTGCCAATTCCATCTTTGATCTGAGCTTTACTGTTTCCCCAGGTGGCAACGCCACTTATCCCGACCCACAAAGCATTTCATGTTCTGCCACTACGGCCGATGGATACTATGTCGACATCGCCAGTTGTGCAGTGACTGGCACCGCGGGAACTTTGTCCGTGCAGATGGGAACGGCACACGCCTCTGCCACCGATGGCACCGTGGTGTCCTTGACTGTTAATGATGGTGTGGGCACTGATTCAGAATCTTTCAGCCTGCATGTGGATAACTATGTGATGAGCATGTATCCCGCATTAGCCGTTCGCACCCAACTGTCCTGCATTTTGTGTCACGCCAACATTCAAGCCGATATCGTGACTGATTTTGGGGTTTCACAAGCCAATTACAGCAACGCAAGCAGCATTCTGGGCGTGGCGAATCTGGCGGGTTCATACATTTATCACAACGACAATTCGGCCATTGATTTCCTGGTGACAGGTTCGATCTATATGCCGAATATCACTGTCACTGACAAAAACTTTATCAAACAAACTTCGGGCAATCCGAACTCTGGTCCCATCAATCTAAGAAGCTTCCTGCAAAACAGTTGGAACCAATATCCGCCGATCACCGACAGTCAGGGAACGATCTTGTTGGATGGTGACGGTTTTATGCAGGTGGATCCGACGCCAGTGGCGAAAGCACCGCAACTGGTTGCACCGAAAGTGCAGGGTGGATTGCAACTGAAGTCCGCAATCACCATTCGTGCGCCATCAGATGCCGAAGTACTGGCGCTGGACAGTTCTTTGACGGCAGGTACGGCGGCATTCGTTTACAAAGGGCCGAATTCGAAACCGGCTTTAAGCGGTCTGCAACTGCATGATTTTGGTTACGGTCAATTCATTCGTAACAACGGCACGATTGTTTGCCATGGCAGTATCATCATCAGCGGAACGTTGTATCTAAATAACCCCGACATTCAAACCGATGACGTCGGTTGTTCGATCTATGTAGCAGGCAACGTGTTCATCGAAACCAATCGCGGCACAGCCATTCAATATGTCGGCGGTGCAAGCTCACCGACTTTGCAGATCACCAGTTCCCGCAACATCCATATGGGTATCGGCCTTTATGATATTCGCTTTATCCGTCGCAGTCTGAATAACTATGAAGACGCTCAGAAGATTGTGAATGCCGCAAACCCTGGCGGTCTGCGCGACGCTGCGGAAGGTGCTTTGACCATCAAGTCCAATGCCAATGCCGGAGCCTGGGAATGGATGCGCTGTCCATTGCGCCCCGAACACGCCCGCTATCTGGACACTCATTACATTTCAAACGGCAACTACACGGCTTGTGATTCATCCACCGACCCATGGAAATGTTCGATGGCGCGCGAGATGTTCAACAACTGGACCGGCGTCGTCACCGGCTATGACCACATCACCGATGAAAAAGTCGTCAATCGTTCCGGCACACTGGTGAATCCAGTGGTGGCATACGAAACCATGTGCCGCGTGAACGGCGCATATCAAATGGGAAGCTATAGCAGTTATGCCTGGGACTGGTCCGGCTATTGGGGCGAGCAGCCCGATCGTGTCGGCGCTGCCAGTGTGAATGCCACGCGCGTTTCCACCGTCTTTGATCACGTTCGCATCAACGCCCAGAACGTGCACAGCCGTTACTATGGCGAATTCCGCGGCTCCGTCATCGCCCCATGGGCCCTGTTCGCTGTCGGAAACTTGGTCTTTAAGTACGACACCCGACTGAACGCCGTCGTGCCTTACCCGCGGCTGATGGTGCCCAACCCGATCTTCGATGTGCAATAGCGGCTCGGCCGAGCAAAGCTGGAGCGCCGCCAGGCGCGCAAGCTGAAGCAATAAAAAAACCGAGGGGGCTTCCCTCGGTTTTGGTGTCGAGTTGATTTTTTAAACGCGCAATTATTCAGCGGCGTAGCTGGCAACAGGAATCAAAGAAACAGAAATCTGGTAAGTCTTGCCCTGAATCACGCCATTATCAAGGAACTGAGCCAGTTCACGACGGAAGCCTTTGATTTTCTCTTTGGCTTCGTCCAAACGAGCTTCATCCACATTGATGGTGATCGTGGAATGTTCGCGCTCTTCACTAGGCATCTTCTCCAATAGACGCTCCAGTTTGCGCTTCATTTTTTTCTCACGGCTGATTTCACCAAAACGCTGAAGTTCATCCGAGTTGAGGTTCAAACGCTCCCCGAACATACGAATTGTTCTCATCGTAACGGTACGTTTGCCGTTCAGGATTTTGGACAAGAAAGACGAGTCCACTTCCAAGTGACGGGCGAACGCACGCAAAGAGTAACGGGGATAGTTTTGGCTACGACGAGCCAATTCATCTTCAAGAAATTGTCTAAAATCTGAGTTTTTATTTACATCCTGCATGAGGACACAATTATGTGCAGGGCCCCTGATAATCAATATTTTGTTCACAGTCTTACAGACATTTAATATAGCCATTCGGAGCGCGTCAAAAACTCGCCGAACATTACAGAATTTTATCGAATATCAACAACTTACGGTTTCGGCCTCTTTCATCGATCGCAATGATTTCACCATCACTTTTGTACGAAAAATTCGGCAGATTTTGTAGCCACACAAACAGTTTTTCTTCATCACGTTGTGGACCCAGTATCAATCGGTCCGCACTCAAAACGCCGTTTTCAGTCAAGGAACGAACAATTTCCAGAATCGTGTGCGCGCCGACACCGGCGATCACCACGCTGCCCTGAATGGCCTGCCCAAGCTGCTCTCCCGGCCGCGGGTGGAAAAATGCCTGGCTGGCTGAATCCTCGCGGAAGTATTCATTCTGAAAGCGCTGCTCCAGACGCTCGATGATGTGCGGAACCTGATCGACAAAGTGCACTTCGGTGAAAAGACCGCTTTCATACGCGTTTAAACCCATATAGCCGTGGTCGCAGCAGAAGTCCCAGACAGGCTTTCCGGGTAAAAGATGATCGTAAATAAGCTGCATGCGGCGCGAGAGTTTGAACATAGGGCGCAAGATAGAATCCTCATTGACTGAATGTCACGGGGAAAGGATTATGCAACCGCATGAAAAAGACACCTTTAGCAGACACACATGAAAAGCTGGGCGCCCGCATGGTCGACTTTGCCGGTTGGTATATGCCCGTTCAATACATCGGTCTTCGTGAAGAGCACAACAACGTGCGCACGAACGTAGGCCTGTTCGACGTCTCCCACATGGGAGAAGTTCGCGTGAAGGGCCCCAAAGCCCTGGAAACTTTGGAGTGGTTGACCACCAATGACGTTTCCAAGCTGAACGACGGCGAAGCTCAGTATTCTCTGCTGCCGAATGATCAAGGCGGCCTGGTCGACGATATCATCGTTTACTGCCTGTCTAAGGATTCTGACTATCTGGTGTGTGTGAACGCCTCTAACAAAGACAAAGACTTTGCCTGGATGACCAAACACAACAAGGGCGCCGACATCACCGACGAATCCGACCTTTGGGGTCAGATCGCCATCCAAGGCCCGAAAGCGCTGGAGCTGTGTGACCGCGTCTTTGACATCAAAGTCAGCGAAATGAAGTCCTTCACCATCAAATCCGGCACTTTCAAGGGCCATAAAATCATGATCGCCACCACCGGCTACACTGGCGAAAAAGGCTGCGAAGTCTTTGTCGAGGCGGCGGGCACGGCGGATCTGTGGATGACTTTGCTGGAAAAAGGCAAAGACCTGGGCTGCATGGGCATCGGATTGGGCGCTCGTGACACCCTAAGAACCGAAATGAAGTATTCCCTGTATGGCCACGAAATCGATGACACGACGAATCCATACGAAGCGGGCCTTGGCTGGGTGATTAAACCGGCAAAAAAGGACTTCATGAACAAAGCCCAAATCGTGGGCAAAAAAGAAGCCGGCCTGACCAGAAATCTTGTGGGATTTAAGATGCTTGAGAAGGGCATCCCCCGTCAGGGATACAGCCTGTTTTCTTTTGACAACAAAGAAATCGGCAAGGTAACTAGTGGTACACACTCACCGACCCTGGACGAGCCTATCGGTATTGCATTTATCGATGTGGCTTACGCGAAAGAAGGAACTGAATTCCTTCTGGATATCCGCGGCCGTAAGGTGAAAGCCGTGGTTTGCAAAACACCGTTTGTAACGAAATAAGGAGCCAGACATGGGATTTCATATTCCTGAAGATTACTACTACACAAAAGAACACGAATGGGCTCAAGTTGACGAGAACATCGTAACCGTAGGCATCACTGAGTTCGCTCAAGACCAATTGGGTGAAGTGGTTTACGTGGAACTTCCAGAAGAAGGTCAAAAAATCACTCAAGGCCAAACTTTCGGTGTTATTGAGTCCGTTAAAGCTGTGAGCGACCTTTACGCTCCTGTTTCCGGCACTGTAATCGAAGTAAACGCGTCCCTGGGCGACGATCCGTCTGTTTTGAACGACGATCCAGTAAATGAAGGCTGGTTGGTTCGTATCGAAATGGATACTGAAAAAGAGCTCGCAAACCTGATGAGAGCTCCAGATTACAAAAAATTGATCAGCGAGAAGTAATTTTCTTGCATTAGCCTAGGCAACTAGGCTATCAATGTTCTTCGAATTTAAGGTGTGCCCCGCTGGTGAAATTGGCAGACACGCTAGACTTAGGATCTAGTGCGCAAGCGTGGGGGTTCAAGTCCCTCGCGGGGCACCAAGTTTCTTCCAAATAGGAAGAAATCCGCAAAAGAAGCTGACTGAATAAGTCGGCTTTTTTTATGTCCGAAATCCATTCCAAGGGAATGATTCTTTCAACTCTTCCGCTTTATCCCGCTTTTCTATTTACAGGTTCGCCCAGCAGGATTCCGTTGAAGCGGTCTTTGAGCTTTACGAGCTGAGTTTCCTTTTTGGGGTATCTGCCATAGTTTGCGCGGATTCGGTCGTACCACCGATGATAGCGATCGTGATCGTTTCGCGACATAACACACAAGTTTGCAGGTCTGTTGTCACTGCGACGGCCGTTGATGTGGTGGACGACCTCCCACGGCTTCAATCGTCGCCCCAGGACTCTTTCGGCGACCACGCGATGCTCGTACCGAGGTCTTCCATAGGTTGATTTTCTAAGAACATAACCATCTCGTTTTTTTGAAGACAGAAGCCACGATAACGGCAGAAAGATCAATTTGACCGGAAGGCTTGCAACAAACCAGACAAAGCGAATGAGACTAAGGCGTCGTCTTCGAGATCTCATGACGGACTTATCGGCGAAACCAGCTGGACCATTAGCCAGGTCGCGAATGACTCAGAATGGGAATCAGTTTCTACAGCATCATATCCACGAAGGACTTATAGAAACCCGCACCACACTTGGCGGTGTCTTCATAGAACTTCACCGCCTGCTTTGTTCGGTGGTTCATCGGCTGCTCAGTTCGCACGGCGGCGTCTTTTGACGTATCGACTGTCGCAGGCTTCGAGGACTCTGTCCTTGCGCTAGAAACCTTGGCTTCAGTGGCCGCCTTTGGAGCTTCCGTGGCAGAGGACTTTGATTCTTGCTTTGGGGACTCGGAAGTTTTGGCATTGGCTTTCGCTGCGGCGTCGGCTTTCGCTTTTTCAGCCTTTGCAGCAGCTTCGGCTTTTGCCGTGGCTTCAGCCTTGGCTTTGGCTTCAGCCTCGAAATCCGGCCCCGTCCATTTTTTGGCTTCTGGCTTTGACTGCGCGGATTCTGGTTTGGCCGAAGCCTGCGCTGTCGTCGGCTTGGCCGTTGATTTTGGTGCTGACTTCACCGTGGTGTCGTATCTTTGCCGAGCCACCGGATCCATCAGCGTGTCGCGGGACACGTTCAGCTTTTTCATCACCTCGGTCGCGGCCCGCAACTTTTGCGGGTCGTTCTGATAGCGATCCGGATGATAGGTTTTCATCAGACGGCGATAGGCCGTGCGAATTTCTTCCGTAGAGGCATTTTTACTGACATTCAAAATGTCGTAATGGCTGCTTTGCGAATTCATAATGCGGCGAACTTCATCCGCAGTTTGAGCCCGTGTCACAACCGGCAAAATCAAAGGCAGCAAAAGCATCAAAGTCACATTCTTCATTTGCACACCCCGGATTTGGAGGATTCACGAATGGCATCAGCGGCCTTCTCTGGCTTTTTCTTTAACAGCGCCAGAACTTCTTTGCGTTCCGCCTGAGGCAAGTCCGAAAGATACCCCAGGAACATTCCCATTTCTTCTGAATCAACTTTTTTCTGGCTGTTTTCCAGAACCTTCAGCACGTCTTTGTCTGAGGAAATTTCCTTCAATGACGTGGCGATGGATTTCACCGATGCGGCTTCAACCTTGGCGCCTTCGTTGGCGACTTTCGCGTAAGACCCCAGCTTGGAAGCCTGCGCGGCATTCTTCATCACTTTCAAGCCCGCACCAAACGGAATGATGGAGGCGGCTGAAAAGCCCGCTTCCGCCAATTCGGAATAAGCCTGGTCCGTAGCAGCGTCGGCCTTGCCAAAAGCAGCTTGAGAAGAACCTTCTGCAAATGCCGACGCCCGCAGGTCACGAGCCTCGATGAAAGATTCATGAGCTTTGGAAGAAGCATACACCGCCTCACCACCCCCGGCGATAGTTCCGGCCAAAGCCGCCCCGGCGGCCACGGTGGTCAGAGTGCCTGCGGCTGCAGTCCCGGAAAGAACCATTGCGCCGACCCCGGCCCCGATGCCAGTCGCCAACAAAACTCCGCCGACCACAAGTCCACCCCAGAAGATGGCTTTATCCAAGGTTTCATTACGCTGGGCTTTTTGATCATAGCCCTGCAGGACTTTACAAATCATGTCCAAGGCTCCCGGATTTTCCATCAGGTACTGAGCACTGGCCGCGGGATTGGTCACCAAAAGCTTTTGCAGGGACTCATCGATATCGCCCTGGGCTGCCTCTGCCAGATAGTCTGCGTGATTCTTGAGTTCGGTTTGAACCTCGGCAAAAGCTTTTTTCACGTCGGCCTGAACTATGACGTTTTTATTCTTTCTTTCGCGGATGGCTTTTGTATACAGAAGCAGCTCTGTCCCGGCCTGAGGAGGTTTTACTTTCATCTCGCGCTCGCGGTCTGTCAGCTCAACGGCAATATCCAGGGTGTCCTGATTGGAAGCTTCTTTCCAATAGGTCTGAGTGCTGGTTAACTGCTTTTGCGCGGAACCAAGAATCTTTGCACGGGCTTCTTCCTTCAGGTTCTTTTCCATGTCTTTGCCGAACACCTGAAGCTTTTTTTCCTGTTCGACGAACTCGGCACAGATACCGCCACTCAGCGCCTGCGAATCCAGTGCCTTTGCCAAAGCTTCCGAAACACCCTTGGCGGCGGCATGGGTTAGCAGACACTGCTGCAGACGCTCTTTAAGCTGGATAACGGCCAGCAGGCTATTTCCCTGCAGCAGAATCTTTCTGCCCTCGGCGGTTTGCAACTGCTGCATTTTAGACTTGTCGGCGACAAGCTTTTGGAAGGATGAACGAAATGATGCAACGACCTTGGGGTCTTCCAGGTTCGCGGCTGTCCAGGCGATTTGTTTCGTGTACAGCAACTCCAAATTGGAATCCGCTGTCGCCAGATTCGGCGAACACAGGGCAAGCAGCAATAGCATCAAAAACGCAGGGACGTGCATTCCGAACTTATCGGAAATTTCAGACCGTAAACTGACCGGACTTTTGTGAAGATTCGTGTCTCAGGTTGAGACTGGGCCTCTGAAAACAAAAAACCCACACCTGTTCAGTGTGGGTTTTTCGATCCTCAACCTGTTCAATTCAGATTAGAACTCGCAAGTCGTCGCCAGATCGTACTTTTCAAAACCATCCATCAAGCAGCGGAAGGTTTCACGGATAGTCACTTGGTTGCCATCAAGAACCAGTACTTTTTTGTAGCCGATAGCACCACCAAAATCACCACAAGCATCACCACCCGGGCGCTTGGAACTTGTGCTTACAACCGCCGTGTTGGCATCTTTAAGCTTGGTTTCTTTATCAAGACTTGCACTTGGTGTGAAGTACATGCCCGTGTCCTGCAGGTAAACTGCGATAGCCTGACTGCCATCGATGCTTTCATAATTTTGAAGCTCAAGACGGCATTTACCGGTGTTGCTTTCGTCATAAGAAGCAACGATTTTACCTTCACGACCGTCAAGGGCCTTCAGACGTTTCAAGAAGTCATTGCCGCCAGCGGAAGCAGAAATGGAAGACAATAGAATTGCAGAAGTCAGAATTTTACCAAACGTATTTTTCATAGTGTTTCCTTTGTTACGCCACCGATATTCCAAATCCTGTGCCACCCTAAATACGCGTCCTCCCCTATTCTATTGAATCTGGCCCAGCAACCCT
Coding sequences within it:
- a CDS encoding tolA protein encodes the protein MLLLLALCSPNLATADSNLELLYTKQIAWTAANLEDPKVVASFRSSFQKLVADKSKMQQLQTAEGRKILLQGNSLLAVIQLKERLQQCLLTHAAAKGVSEALAKALDSQALSGGICAEFVEQEKKLQVFGKDMEKNLKEEARAKILGSAQKQLTSTQTYWKEASNQDTLDIAVELTDREREMKVKPPQAGTELLLYTKAIRERKNKNVIVQADVKKAFAEVQTELKNHADYLAEAAQGDIDESLQKLLVTNPAASAQYLMENPGALDMICKVLQGYDQKAQRNETLDKAIFWGGLVVGGVLLATGIGAGVGAMVLSGTAAAGTLTTVAAGAALAGTIAGGGEAVYASSKAHESFIEARDLRASAFAEGSSQAAFGKADAATDQAYSELAEAGFSAASIIPFGAGLKVMKNAAQASKLGSYAKVANEGAKVEAASVKSIATSLKEISSDKDVLKVLENSQKKVDSEEMGMFLGYLSDLPQAERKEVLALLKKKPEKAADAIRESSKSGVCK